The region AGAAAAAATAGAAATGTTAAAAGGCGAAAAACCAATAGTTAAGGTTTCCTTTAGTATGATAGTAGGTGATTTAATAGATAGTCAAATCATGCAGCTGATACCTATTGATTTTGCTACAGATGTAGTTAAAAATCTTTTAGGTGGAAATGATGAAGTTGTTGAAAAAGAAATGCCATTAAAAGAAGAGCCTGTTGTAGAAGAGATGGCTTTTTATCAAGAAAAAGAACCAATTAAGGAGATTAAAACTACAAGTCCTAGACCTGAATATGAAGGCTCACCATCTAGAGGTGCAATTGAAAAAGACATGAATACTGTTACTGTTAAAAAACCAGTATTTGAAACCTTTGACAAGGAGCCTAACGTTAGCTATAATGAATCCATTGACTTAGTTGGTGAGATTCCTGTAGAAATAACTGCAGAATTAGGGAGGACTACTAAAAAAATTGGTGAAATATTAGAATATGGACCAGGCACAATTATTGAGCTGGAAAAGCTAGTAGGTGAACCATTGAATATTTATGCTAATGGAAAATTTATAGCAAAAGGTGAAGTAGTTGTAATTGATGATAATTTTGGAATCAGAATTACTGATATAGTAAATCCTTATAGGAGTTTTAATTAATATTATTTTAATGTTAGGGGGATATGAAAATGGCAAATAAAATATTAGTAGTAGATGATGCTTCTTTTATGAGAATGATGATTAAAGATATTTTAACTAAAAATGGTTTTGAAGTCGTAGGTGAAGCCGAAAATGGAGCAAAAGCTATTGAAAAATATAAAGAATTACAACCTGATTTGGTTATAATGGATATAACAATGCCAGAAGTAGATGGTATACAAGCTGTTAAAGAAATTAAAAAAATTGCTCCTGAAGCAAAAGTTGTTATGTGTTCAGCAATGGGACAACAAGCTATGGTAATAGAAGCTATACAAGCTGGTGCTAAAGATTTTATTGTAAAACCATTTCAGGCAGATAGGGTATTAGAAGCAGTTAAGAAAGTATTAGGTTAATATATGAAAAAGTGTATCATTTTCACAATTTGTATTTTGTTGGTTATTCCGAGTTTTGGTACTTCCACATCTGGTTTAGAGAATGATGCTAGTTTACCTTTGATGGTTTTTAAATCAATAATGTATGTAGTGATTTTTATAATTGTTATTTTATTTGCTATGTATGGAACAAAGTTCATAGCGAGAAGATCCCAATCGATGTTAAAGAGTAAGTATATTCATATAATTGACTCAGTAAATATTGGACAGAATACAAAGATAATTATAGCTAAAATATCAAATTTCATTTATATATTATCTTTAAACAACAATCAGACTTATTTAATTGACAAAATGAGTATAGATACTTTTTTTGAAAACGTAAAACAAAATAATTTTGAAGAATATTTAAATGAATATATTGATGGTAACAAAGATTGGGAAAACAGTTCTTTAATAATTAAAGATAAAGTAAAAAAAGTTTTGGACAAGATTAATTTTACAAAAATAGGTAAGGAAGACGAAAAAAATGAAAAAGACAGTTAGCATTATTGTCATCATGACAATTGTTTTATTATTTTCTAGTTTAGTATATGCACAACCAAATAATTCCCTATTAAACAAGAGGATAAAATTAGAAGATGCAGAAACTCCACAAGATTTCGTATCTTCATTACAGATACTATTCTTGTTTACAATACTAACACTTGCGCCATCAATACTTATAATGATGACTAGTTTTACAAGAATTATCATAGTATTATCCTTTATAAGAAATGCATTAGGATTACAACAGACACCACCTAATCAAGTTTTAATAGGTATTGCATTGTTTCTAACATTTTTCATAATGGCTCCGATTGGCAATCAAATTAACACAGAAGCTATCCAACCTTATCTAAACGAGGAGATAGACCAGAAAATTGCAATAGACAGGGCTATGGAGCCTATTAGAGAATTTATGTTTAAGCAAACTAGAAATAAAGATCTTTCATTGTTTATGAATGTGGCAAAAATTGATGAAGCTAATAATTTAAAAGATATACCAAATAGGGTTATTATTCCTGCTTTTATTATAAGTGAATTAAAAACTGCATTTCAAATTGGTTTTGTAATTTACATACCCTTTTTGGTAATTGATATGGTAGTTTCAAGTACATTAATGTCTATGGGAATGATGATGTTGCCGCCAGTTATAATTTCTTTACCTTTTAAAATACTTTTATTTGTTTTAGTTGATGGTTGGAATTTGATAGCTAAATCATTAATTCTCGGCTTTAAATAATGAGGTGATATAATGAATCAAGGAGATGTTCTTAAGTTAGCACAAGATGCAATAAGGACTATATTAGTTGTAGCAGCTCCAATGTTAGGATTTAGCTTGGTTGTAGGTTTATTAGTTAGTATATTTCAAGCTGTAACACAGATCCAAGAAGCTACTTTAGCTTTTGTTCCTAAGATTGTAGCTGTTTTATTATCTCTAATAATATTTGGTCCTTGGTTATTAAGAGCACTGACTGAATTTATTTCTGGAGTTTTTACAAACATTAATTTATATATTCAATAAGATAGGTGTAGATAGATGGATTTTATTATGGATGTTTTAACCAATAAGTATCAACTTTTTTTATTAATATTTGTAAGAGTATCTGGCATATTTATATTTTCACCAATATTTAGTTCGCAAAATGTGCCAAATCCTTTAAAAATAGGTTTTTCTTTTTTTCTTTCTATTTTATTAACTACTACATTAAATGTTAATTATCTATCTAGTATTGAAACAAACTATATCTTATTAATTATAAAAGAACTAATGGTAGGAATTATAATAGGGTATGTAAGTTATGCTTTTTTTAGCGCGTTTTATGTTCTAGGTCAAATAGTAGATATGGAAATAGGCTTTGGTATGGTAAATGTGATTGACCCTCAAAACAAAGTACAAGTACCAGTTATGGGAAATTTTTATTACATATTGGCCTTATTAGTTTTTTTGATGATTAATGGACATCATGTTGTAATAAAGGCCTTAATAGAAAGTTATGAATTTGTCCCAATAGGTAGTTTTTATTTTAGTGAGGGTATTACACACAAGCTTGTAGAAATATTGGCAAAGACATTTAGTTTAGGGTTTAGGATAAGTAGCCCTATTGTAGTTGTTATGTTATTAATTGACATTCTACTTGGAGTTCTTTCTAGAACTATGCCGCAAATGAATGTATTTGTTGTAGGAATGCCTTTAAAAATAATTGTTGGATTATTGATTGTTGCTGTTTCCATTCCAGTTTTTTATGCACTTACAGGCAAGGTATTTGATGAAATGATGGAGGATATTTACTATATTTTAAAGTCCTTCGTTAAAGGATGATGTAAATGATAATAAAACTAAATTTGCAATTGTTTTCAGATGGTGAAAAGACTGAGAAAGCTACTCCTAAAAAACGTAAAGAAGCTAGAGAAGAAGGACAAGTATTACAAAGTAGAGAAATAGCTGCGTCTTTTATGCTTTTAGTTTCTTTTTTAACTTTAAGTGTTTTTGGGAATTATATGTTAAAGAATATAACTAATTTTATGAGGCAAACTTTTTCAATAATCAATGATTTAGATCCTTATTTTACTTTTGATAGCATTAGATTAAATTTTTTCACTGTTATTTCAGTTTTTTTAAGTATAATTGCTCCAGTTGCATTAGTTACTGTTATAGCTGGATTAGTTATTAACTATTTACAAATAGGTTTTTTATTTACAACGAAAACTTTAAAACCTAAATTAAGTAGAATAAATCCAGTAGAAGGGTTCAAAAGGCTTTTTTCTAAAAGAGCTATAATGGAACTTATAAAGTCAATAATTAAGATTATTATAATTGGATATGTAGGTTATTCTTATATCAAGAAGAGAGCTGGAATATTATTAAAATTGCCTAATATGGGTATAAATCAATTAATAAAAAACTTTTCTGAACTTTCATTCGGCTTTAGTATGAAAATTATAGGAGCTTTATTTTTTATATCAATTATAGATTATATCTATCAGTGGAGAGAGTATGAGAAAAATTTGATGATGACAAAGCAGGAATTAAAAGAAGAATACAAGCAAATGGAAGGAGATCCATTAGTTAAATCCAAGATAAGGGAAAAACAAAGAAAAATGGCTTTTAGCAGAATGATGCAAGAAGTGCCTAAAGCTGATGTTATTATTACAAATCCTACTCATATTGCTGTAGCCTTGAAATATGATAGGGAAAATTCATCAGCACCTTATCTAGTG is a window of Anaerosalibacter sp. Marseille-P3206 DNA encoding:
- the fliQ gene encoding flagellar biosynthesis protein FliQ; this translates as MNQGDVLKLAQDAIRTILVVAAPMLGFSLVVGLLVSIFQAVTQIQEATLAFVPKIVAVLLSLIIFGPWLLRALTEFISGVFTNINLYIQ
- the flhB gene encoding flagellar biosynthesis protein FlhB, translating into MIIKLNLQLFSDGEKTEKATPKKRKEAREEGQVLQSREIAASFMLLVSFLTLSVFGNYMLKNITNFMRQTFSIINDLDPYFTFDSIRLNFFTVISVFLSIIAPVALVTVIAGLVINYLQIGFLFTTKTLKPKLSRINPVEGFKRLFSKRAIMELIKSIIKIIIIGYVGYSYIKKRAGILLKLPNMGINQLIKNFSELSFGFSMKIIGALFFISIIDYIYQWREYEKNLMMTKQELKEEYKQMEGDPLVKSKIREKQRKMAFSRMMQEVPKADVIITNPTHIAVALKYDRENSSAPYLVAKGVDLIAENIKKVARENKIPIVENKPLARAINEVVEIGEVIPEELYEAVAEVLAYVYSLKDEI
- a CDS encoding flagellar biosynthetic protein FliO, producing the protein MKKCIIFTICILLVIPSFGTSTSGLENDASLPLMVFKSIMYVVIFIIVILFAMYGTKFIARRSQSMLKSKYIHIIDSVNIGQNTKIIIAKISNFIYILSLNNNQTYLIDKMSIDTFFENVKQNNFEEYLNEYIDGNKDWENSSLIIKDKVKKVLDKINFTKIGKEDEKNEKDS
- the fliR gene encoding flagellar biosynthetic protein FliR, producing MDFIMDVLTNKYQLFLLIFVRVSGIFIFSPIFSSQNVPNPLKIGFSFFLSILLTTTLNVNYLSSIETNYILLIIKELMVGIIIGYVSYAFFSAFYVLGQIVDMEIGFGMVNVIDPQNKVQVPVMGNFYYILALLVFLMINGHHVVIKALIESYEFVPIGSFYFSEGITHKLVEILAKTFSLGFRISSPIVVVMLLIDILLGVLSRTMPQMNVFVVGMPLKIIVGLLIVAVSIPVFYALTGKVFDEMMEDIYYILKSFVKG
- a CDS encoding response regulator, which encodes MANKILVVDDASFMRMMIKDILTKNGFEVVGEAENGAKAIEKYKELQPDLVIMDITMPEVDGIQAVKEIKKIAPEAKVVMCSAMGQQAMVIEAIQAGAKDFIVKPFQADRVLEAVKKVLG
- the fliY gene encoding flagellar motor switch phosphatase FliY, with the protein product MTSDMLSQEEIDALLKGDSNKSSESDSLEEISFGDIERDTIGEIGNISMGTAATTLSTLLNQKVIITTPTVEITTVNKLSDEYQIPFVAIDVSYKEGLEGSNILILKVDDVKIITDVLMGKEEIDLERELTELDLSAVSEVMNQMMGSAATSLSEIFNQKIDIKPPKSYEITFSEGKEKIEMLKGEKPIVKVSFSMIVGDLIDSQIMQLIPIDFATDVVKNLLGGNDEVVEKEMPLKEEPVVEEMAFYQEKEPIKEIKTTSPRPEYEGSPSRGAIEKDMNTVTVKKPVFETFDKEPNVSYNESIDLVGEIPVEITAELGRTTKKIGEILEYGPGTIIELEKLVGEPLNIYANGKFIAKGEVVVIDDNFGIRITDIVNPYRSFN
- the fliP gene encoding flagellar type III secretion system pore protein FliP (The bacterial flagellar biogenesis protein FliP forms a type III secretion system (T3SS)-type pore required for flagellar assembly.), which produces MKKTVSIIVIMTIVLLFSSLVYAQPNNSLLNKRIKLEDAETPQDFVSSLQILFLFTILTLAPSILIMMTSFTRIIIVLSFIRNALGLQQTPPNQVLIGIALFLTFFIMAPIGNQINTEAIQPYLNEEIDQKIAIDRAMEPIREFMFKQTRNKDLSLFMNVAKIDEANNLKDIPNRVIIPAFIISELKTAFQIGFVIYIPFLVIDMVVSSTLMSMGMMMLPPVIISLPFKILLFVLVDGWNLIAKSLILGFK